In the Posidoniimonas corsicana genome, one interval contains:
- a CDS encoding homocysteine S-methyltransferase family protein, producing MPLHRDSLPQLNNQTVLTDGGLETVLLFQKGFELPEFCAFPLLRDEEGRRAVAAYLDDYLAIARRHGVALLLESNTWRASPDWVARLGFKDSDTADINREAIDLLAAARASNPDVTTVISGCIGPRGDGYVPGAAMTADEAQGYHRTQVEALAGSEADLITALTLNYVEEAVGLARAAGEASMPCAISFTVETDGRLPTGQPLGEAIEQCDNLSPVRPAYYMINCAHPTHFAAVVAQGDPWTKRLGGVRANASTKSHAELDEMTTLDEGNPADLGERLGALRKDLPQLNVLGGCCGTDHRHIAAIAEACCGG from the coding sequence ATGCCCCTTCACCGAGACTCCCTCCCCCAGCTCAACAACCAGACCGTGCTTACCGACGGCGGCCTGGAGACCGTGCTGCTGTTCCAGAAGGGCTTCGAGCTCCCCGAGTTCTGTGCGTTTCCCCTGCTGCGCGACGAGGAGGGCCGCCGCGCCGTGGCCGCCTACCTAGACGACTACCTCGCCATCGCCCGCCGGCACGGCGTCGCGCTCCTGCTGGAGAGCAACACCTGGCGGGCCAGCCCGGACTGGGTCGCCCGGCTCGGCTTCAAGGACTCGGACACGGCCGACATTAACCGCGAGGCGATCGACCTCCTGGCGGCGGCCCGCGCGTCGAACCCCGACGTCACGACCGTGATCAGCGGCTGCATCGGACCCCGTGGCGACGGCTACGTCCCCGGCGCCGCGATGACCGCCGACGAGGCGCAAGGCTACCACCGCACTCAGGTCGAGGCCCTCGCCGGCAGCGAGGCCGACCTGATCACGGCGCTGACCCTCAACTACGTCGAAGAGGCGGTCGGCCTGGCCCGCGCGGCGGGCGAGGCCAGCATGCCGTGCGCCATCTCGTTCACGGTCGAGACCGACGGCCGGCTGCCGACCGGCCAGCCGCTCGGCGAGGCAATCGAGCAGTGCGACAATCTGTCGCCTGTTCGGCCGGCTTACTACATGATCAACTGCGCCCATCCCACGCACTTCGCGGCCGTAGTTGCGCAGGGCGATCCATGGACCAAACGCCTAGGCGGCGTCCGCGCAAACGCTTCGACCAAGAGCCACGCCGAGCTGGACGAGATGACAACCCTTGACGAAGGTAACCCAGCAGACCTTGGCGAGCGACTTGGCGCCTTGCGGAAGGACCTGCCACAGCTCAACGTGTTGGGGGGCTGCTGCGGCACCGATCACCGCCACATCGCCGCCATCGCCGAGGCGTGCTGCGGCGGGTAA
- a CDS encoding PEP-CTERM sorting domain-containing protein → MKPIDWRIGRHAGAIAVALLWGVVGGEGRAANFVVTVEGADAIYLAGRTDLTVPDPSAPWTGPGDYLVRHGGPTPEEAKESFPSVISVVAGDVVRVLDPTIGGINFFNGFGPPYFGPSGNTAAGSNLTALGGLSGYAGPQGPLTGVFLDDAIPVSGPPSALDFSPGGLGQDFLSLSPEIGQVFFIGDGVTSGGVFQEFTAPTGATRLFLGIPDGFGFNGPPGAYDDNDGSYRVVIGVNQTPSIPEPLAITLALSVAVWSLADQAGRRRRAS, encoded by the coding sequence ATGAAACCGATTGATTGGCGGATCGGGCGCCATGCCGGGGCGATTGCTGTCGCCCTGCTGTGGGGCGTTGTCGGCGGCGAAGGACGCGCCGCTAATTTCGTGGTTACCGTTGAGGGGGCCGACGCCATCTACCTCGCGGGGCGCACCGACCTGACTGTCCCCGACCCCTCCGCGCCGTGGACCGGTCCGGGCGACTACCTGGTGCGCCACGGCGGTCCCACCCCAGAGGAAGCCAAGGAGTCCTTCCCGTCGGTGATCAGCGTCGTGGCGGGCGACGTCGTCCGCGTGCTCGACCCGACCATCGGCGGCATCAACTTCTTCAACGGGTTCGGCCCGCCCTACTTTGGTCCGAGTGGCAACACCGCGGCCGGCAGCAATCTCACGGCGTTGGGCGGCCTCAGCGGGTACGCTGGTCCGCAGGGCCCGCTGACCGGCGTGTTCCTCGACGACGCCATCCCCGTCAGCGGCCCGCCCTCGGCGCTCGACTTTAGCCCGGGCGGCCTGGGGCAGGACTTCCTGTCGCTCAGCCCCGAGATCGGCCAGGTGTTCTTTATCGGCGACGGCGTCACCAGCGGCGGCGTGTTCCAGGAGTTCACCGCCCCGACCGGGGCGACTCGGCTGTTCCTGGGGATCCCCGATGGCTTCGGTTTTAACGGTCCGCCGGGCGCGTACGACGACAACGACGGCTCATACCGGGTGGTGATCGGCGTGAACCAGACGCCCAGCATCCCTGAGCCGCTAGCAATCACCCTGGCGCTGAGTGTGGCAGTCTGGTCGTTGGCGGACCAGGCGGGACGGCGCCGGCGGGCTTCTTGA
- a CDS encoding thioredoxin family protein, translated as MNWHVLAVVVALAVAGPPLAEQLGSRFRHATPERCAAPSDLPVVVYSAAADHRHRDVELLHFWRPNCPVSVKTQARVRALQAQGYPIRTINTLRQRELSSRYQINATPTFITLEDGVVVGRVAAGLGKEQIAALIEG; from the coding sequence ATGAATTGGCACGTGCTTGCTGTGGTTGTCGCGTTGGCGGTGGCCGGACCGCCCCTGGCCGAGCAGTTGGGCAGCCGTTTTCGCCACGCCACGCCCGAACGGTGCGCAGCGCCCAGCGATCTGCCGGTAGTCGTCTACAGCGCCGCGGCCGACCACCGCCACAGGGACGTCGAACTGCTCCACTTCTGGCGTCCCAACTGCCCCGTGAGCGTGAAAACCCAGGCCCGCGTCCGCGCCCTGCAGGCGCAGGGCTACCCGATCCGCACCATCAACACGCTCCGTCAGCGTGAGCTGTCGAGCCGCTACCAGATCAACGCCACGCCGACCTTCATCACGCTCGAGGATGGCGTGGTTGTGGGGCGCGTGGCGGCAGGGTTGGGTAAAGAGCAGATCGCCGCGCTGATCGAAGGGTAA
- a CDS encoding cytochrome c peroxidase gives MQRTICLLVRACALSLSLSLATAHAADRGVPALPEMYQDFVAYAVTDLPEHFKSGPVAATDNTPVDNPITNPGATLGRVLFYDPRLSHNDGTSCASCHQQATGFGDENQFSEGFEGGLTGRHSTALSNAAYYANGRMFWDERAASVEEQVLMPIQDPVEMGTDLDQLRDELAATDYYPKLFQQAFGDSQITNDRISKALGQFVRSMVSYQSKYDQAVEAGTPEAPDYASIFTPLEQQGAELFHGAGQCSQCHTTHAQVGDRARNIGLDADNTADEGAGNGTFKTQSLRNVAVRGRFMHDGRHTTLEEVVEFYSTGIQDNPYLDNRLKTNGEPTVFNFSDQEIDALVAFMETLTDEAFLTSDLFSNPFVSLPGDYDGSGVVDQDDYLLWRDQFGATGDNWADGNADGMVDAADYTLWRDNLGASWEDFTPGSASSGAVPEPVAIAVLLPWVATWLTLRSRSPAPNC, from the coding sequence TTGCAACGAACCATCTGCCTGTTGGTGCGCGCTTGCGCATTGTCGCTGTCGCTTAGCCTTGCTACGGCCCACGCCGCGGACCGCGGCGTGCCCGCGTTGCCCGAGATGTACCAGGACTTTGTCGCCTACGCGGTGACCGACCTGCCGGAGCACTTCAAGTCGGGCCCGGTCGCGGCCACAGACAACACGCCGGTCGATAACCCGATCACCAACCCTGGCGCCACGCTCGGGCGGGTGCTGTTCTACGACCCGCGGCTCTCCCACAACGACGGCACAAGCTGCGCCTCGTGCCACCAGCAGGCGACCGGCTTCGGCGACGAGAACCAGTTCAGCGAGGGGTTCGAGGGCGGGCTGACCGGCCGCCACTCGACGGCCCTGTCGAACGCCGCCTACTACGCTAACGGCCGCATGTTCTGGGACGAGCGGGCCGCCTCGGTTGAGGAGCAGGTGCTGATGCCGATCCAGGACCCGGTCGAGATGGGCACCGACCTCGACCAACTCCGCGACGAGCTGGCCGCCACCGACTACTACCCCAAGCTCTTCCAGCAGGCGTTCGGCGATTCCCAGATCACCAACGACCGCATCTCCAAGGCGCTGGGGCAGTTCGTGCGGTCGATGGTTTCGTACCAGTCAAAATACGACCAGGCGGTCGAGGCGGGCACGCCAGAAGCCCCCGACTACGCGTCGATCTTTACCCCGCTCGAGCAGCAGGGCGCCGAGCTGTTCCACGGAGCCGGCCAGTGCAGTCAGTGCCACACCACGCACGCCCAGGTGGGCGACCGCGCCCGCAATATCGGCTTGGACGCCGACAACACGGCGGACGAGGGCGCCGGCAACGGGACGTTCAAGACCCAATCGCTCCGCAACGTGGCGGTGCGGGGCCGCTTCATGCACGACGGCCGCCACACCACGCTGGAAGAAGTGGTGGAGTTCTACAGCACCGGCATCCAGGACAATCCGTACCTGGACAACCGCCTGAAGACCAACGGCGAGCCAACCGTGTTCAACTTCTCCGATCAAGAGATCGACGCGCTGGTCGCCTTCATGGAAACCCTCACCGACGAGGCCTTCCTCACCAGCGATCTGTTCAGCAACCCGTTCGTCTCGCTGCCCGGCGACTACGACGGCTCGGGCGTTGTGGATCAAGACGACTACCTTCTGTGGCGCGACCAGTTCGGCGCTACGGGCGACAACTGGGCCGACGGCAACGCCGACGGTATGGTCGACGCCGCCGACTACACCCTGTGGCGCGACAACCTGGGCGCCAGCTGGGAGGACTTCACGCCCGGGTCGGCTAGCAGCGGCGCCGTTCCCGAGCCGGTAGCGATTGCGGTGCTGCTGCCCTGGGTTGCGACGTGGCTTACGCTACGAAGCCGGAGCCCAGCGCCGAACTGCTAG
- a CDS encoding DUF1569 domain-containing protein, giving the protein MGKRKLSFDSLPEVAAEIERLRSGGYTPLVNWNLTQCCEHLDKTMQAGMEGSIKPMPWILRATVFRAMTEVILATGKMPGGAPAPPEIVPAEHAADDPAVIDACLATIDRAASFPEPLPTHMFSTGMTVPKWQRLMCVHAAHHLGNLQPNGGG; this is encoded by the coding sequence ATGGGCAAACGCAAGCTGTCGTTCGACTCGCTGCCGGAGGTCGCCGCCGAGATCGAGCGGCTCCGCTCCGGCGGCTACACGCCGCTGGTCAACTGGAACCTGACCCAGTGCTGTGAGCACCTCGACAAGACGATGCAGGCCGGCATGGAGGGGAGCATCAAGCCGATGCCCTGGATCCTCCGCGCGACGGTCTTCCGGGCGATGACCGAGGTGATCCTCGCGACCGGCAAGATGCCCGGCGGCGCGCCGGCGCCGCCGGAGATCGTGCCCGCCGAACACGCCGCCGACGACCCGGCCGTGATCGACGCCTGCCTGGCGACGATCGACCGCGCAGCCAGCTTCCCCGAGCCGCTGCCGACGCACATGTTCAGCACCGGGATGACGGTCCCCAAGTGGCAGCGGCTGATGTGCGTGCACGCCGCCCACCACCTGGGCAACCTCCAGCCCAACGGCGGCGGCTAG
- the pelA gene encoding pectate lyase produces MTRWGFLVVVALVLSFAVAPSSAVAVSWRGVLRQPDDWYASKEAVRIAGNVLAYQHPTGGWPKNIDKARPLSAEALEEVRRQAPSRQPIIDNGATHTEIRYLARVYAATGREELREAALRGVDYLLEAQYPGGGWPMMHPPRRGYYTHITYNDGAMVGVLRTLRDASHGEGDWAFVDDQRRARAADAVQRGVEAILQTQIEVDGKLTAWCAQHDEHTLAPAKARSYELPSISGQESVGVVEFLMGIPDPSPEVVRAVEAAVDWFERSKVEGVRVEYRRGADVPGGRDRVLVEDASAPALWARFYDIETNEPMFVGRDGVVKQDYNAIERERRLGYSYLGPYADRLLARSYPRWRQRIGIAD; encoded by the coding sequence GTGACCCGTTGGGGATTCCTGGTCGTCGTCGCGCTCGTATTGTCGTTCGCCGTGGCGCCGTCGTCGGCAGTGGCCGTCTCGTGGCGTGGTGTGCTCCGCCAGCCGGACGACTGGTACGCCAGCAAAGAGGCGGTCCGCATCGCGGGCAACGTGCTCGCCTACCAGCACCCCACAGGGGGCTGGCCCAAGAACATCGACAAGGCGCGGCCCCTCTCCGCGGAGGCGCTGGAGGAGGTTCGCCGGCAGGCGCCTTCACGACAGCCAATCATCGACAACGGCGCCACGCACACTGAGATCCGCTACCTGGCCCGCGTCTACGCCGCCACCGGCCGAGAGGAGCTGCGCGAAGCTGCGCTGCGGGGCGTCGACTACCTGCTAGAAGCCCAGTACCCGGGCGGCGGCTGGCCCATGATGCACCCGCCGCGGCGGGGCTACTACACCCACATCACCTACAACGACGGCGCCATGGTCGGCGTGCTCCGCACGCTCCGCGACGCCAGCCACGGCGAAGGCGACTGGGCCTTTGTCGACGACCAGCGCCGCGCCCGAGCCGCGGACGCCGTGCAACGCGGCGTTGAGGCGATCCTCCAGACCCAGATCGAGGTCGACGGCAAGCTCACCGCGTGGTGCGCGCAGCACGACGAGCACACGCTGGCGCCCGCCAAGGCGCGCTCGTACGAGCTCCCCTCGATCAGCGGCCAGGAGAGCGTCGGCGTGGTGGAGTTCCTGATGGGCATCCCCGACCCGAGCCCAGAAGTGGTCCGCGCGGTTGAGGCGGCGGTCGACTGGTTCGAGCGTTCGAAGGTCGAGGGGGTCCGCGTCGAGTACCGCCGCGGCGCCGACGTGCCGGGCGGACGCGACCGTGTGCTGGTGGAGGACGCTTCGGCGCCGGCGTTGTGGGCCCGCTTCTACGACATCGAAACCAACGAGCCGATGTTTGTCGGCCGGGACGGCGTCGTGAAGCAGGACTACAACGCGATCGAGCGTGAACGCCGCCTCGGCTACAGCTACCTGGGGCCGTACGCCGACCGGCTGCTGGCGAGAAGCTACCCGAGGTGGCGGCAGCGGATTGGTATCGCCGACTAG
- a CDS encoding DUF1501 domain-containing protein — translation MNLLQQLQHDQLQSQTRRTFLTGGMAGLGSLWLADQLAQPAAASSARPTPIDPARPLLPRRPHFAPRAKSVIYLHMAGAPSQFELFTHKPDLQRLHGQDCPQEFLEGKRFAFIQGTPQLLGPCYPFHQTGDSGVWLSDRLPHFERVIDKCCFLHTMRTDQFNHAPAQLLMHTGDQRLGFGSIGSWVTYGLGSENQNLPGYVVLVSGGKVPSAGKSVWGSGFLPSVYQGVQCRSKGDPVLFLSNPDGVDAKLRGRVIEAINRVNQRTHQELGDPETVTRIAQYEMAYRMQMAAADAMDVRRESQRTKDEYGAQPGVESFANNCLLARRLVERGVRYVQLYDWGWDSHGAAESEALNGGFADKCRSIDQPIAALLTDLERRGLLDDTLVVWGGEFGRTPMRENRGGREMRFIGRDHHPHAFTIWMAGGGVKAGAHVGETDPIGYEPLTEPIQVRDLHATLLHQLGMDHQRLIYPHQGLNQKLTGVKPARVVEEALA, via the coding sequence ATGAACCTGCTGCAGCAGCTCCAGCACGACCAGCTGCAAAGCCAGACCCGGCGGACGTTCCTGACCGGCGGGATGGCGGGGCTGGGATCGCTGTGGCTGGCCGACCAGCTGGCGCAGCCGGCCGCCGCCAGCTCCGCCCGCCCGACCCCGATCGACCCCGCCCGCCCGCTGCTGCCCCGCCGCCCGCACTTCGCGCCGCGCGCCAAGAGCGTGATCTACCTTCACATGGCCGGCGCGCCAAGCCAGTTCGAGCTGTTCACCCACAAGCCCGACCTCCAACGCCTGCACGGCCAGGACTGCCCGCAGGAGTTCCTCGAAGGCAAGCGATTCGCGTTTATCCAGGGCACGCCGCAGCTGCTGGGGCCGTGCTACCCGTTCCACCAGACCGGCGACTCGGGCGTGTGGCTCAGCGACCGTCTGCCGCACTTCGAACGCGTGATCGACAAGTGTTGCTTCCTGCACACCATGCGGACCGACCAGTTCAACCACGCGCCGGCGCAGCTGCTGATGCACACCGGCGACCAGCGGCTCGGCTTTGGGTCCATCGGCTCGTGGGTCACGTACGGGCTTGGCAGCGAGAACCAGAACCTGCCGGGCTACGTGGTGCTGGTCTCCGGCGGCAAGGTGCCTAGCGCCGGCAAGAGCGTGTGGGGATCGGGCTTCCTGCCGTCGGTCTACCAGGGGGTGCAGTGCCGGTCGAAGGGCGACCCGGTGCTGTTCCTCTCGAACCCGGACGGCGTCGACGCGAAGCTCCGCGGGCGCGTGATCGAGGCCATCAACCGGGTCAACCAACGCACCCACCAGGAGCTCGGCGACCCGGAGACCGTCACCCGCATCGCGCAGTACGAGATGGCGTACCGGATGCAGATGGCCGCCGCCGACGCGATGGACGTCCGCCGCGAGAGCCAACGCACCAAGGACGAATACGGCGCCCAACCCGGCGTCGAGAGCTTCGCGAACAACTGCCTGCTGGCGCGGCGCCTCGTTGAACGCGGCGTGCGGTACGTGCAGCTCTACGACTGGGGCTGGGACTCGCACGGCGCCGCCGAGAGCGAGGCCCTCAACGGCGGCTTCGCCGACAAGTGCCGCTCGATCGATCAGCCGATCGCCGCGCTGCTGACCGACCTCGAGCGTCGCGGCCTGCTCGACGATACGCTCGTCGTGTGGGGCGGCGAGTTCGGCCGCACGCCGATGCGCGAGAACCGCGGCGGACGCGAGATGCGGTTCATCGGCCGCGACCACCACCCGCACGCGTTCACCATCTGGATGGCCGGCGGCGGCGTCAAGGCCGGCGCCCACGTCGGTGAGACCGACCCCATCGGCTACGAGCCCCTCACCGAGCCGATCCAGGTGCGCGACCTCCACGCCACGCTGCTGCACCAGCTGGGCATGGACCACCAGCGGCTGATCTACCCGCACCAGGGGCTCAACCAGAAGCTGACCGGCGTGAAGCCGGCGAGGGTTGTCGAAGAAGCGCTCGCTTGA
- a CDS encoding PSD1 and planctomycete cytochrome C domain-containing protein, giving the protein MFRPRRLTLAALCLAPLWPLTAARGEVGFNDHIRPILVEHCAGCHGGPKQAGGVSVLYRDDLLARGESGRQTLAPGDPAGSYLIERVSDPDNDFRMPPKEHGPRLSDREVELLTEWVRQGAPWEEHWSFVPPNSPTRPGVTHDDWPQRELDYHVLARLEREGLAPADPAPRGQWLRRVTFDLTGLPPTVAEQQAFIADDRPDAAERVVDRLLDSPQFGERWAAMWMDLARYADTMGYEKDLGRTVWPWRDWLIRTLNADLPYNQFIVKLLAGDLLPKATTDDRLATTFHRHTANNTEGGTDDEEYRLAAVIDRVNTTWQVFQAQTFACVQCHAHPYDGIKHHEYYEFLAVFNNTADCDLDGEEPLLAVPTDPDACEEATALDREASRLRRARHERCAQIAAENSQWAPLEVTSADANQSTELVIKPAAGATEVWTAGTVATQTAYTLVAQPTADAGPITALRIEALPKDTDRALRIPEDGFMLTRLKLSLIPPDGGPPTEVKLRYAFSDEPQPEFDPQESLNKSVAGWAALSKLFRPRWAVFLLDEPLTIPPGAELQLKLRHDRKGSGQLPLVLQRSRYSVSSDERWTGLLADKDFSSTNARLKKIADARSQIPSAPTPVMAERCTAGSRDTFTFIRGNWLERGERVLPGTPESLPPLARTDAGARLDVARWIASDQNPLTARALVNRVWEQLFGLGIVETVEDLGASGSGPSNQPLLDLLAVQFQGEMQWRCKRLLREIVLSSTYRQDARVSAELARRDPRNELLARGPRTRLQAEMIRDQALALSGKLSDKQFGPPVMPYQPKGVWRTVYNGADWRTSEGEDRFRRAVYTFWKRTSAYPSLVAFDMTSREVCTPRRLTTNTPLQALVTLNDPAYVELAGGFGDRMAEHGDTPADQIAWAYQAAAGSPADEESLAALLELYTAARLRFEGEPASAERLAPDADAFARTVLANAILNLDATLSK; this is encoded by the coding sequence ATGTTCCGCCCACGCCGACTCACGCTCGCAGCGCTCTGCTTAGCGCCGCTCTGGCCGCTGACGGCCGCCAGGGGAGAGGTGGGCTTCAACGACCACATCCGGCCGATCCTGGTCGAGCACTGCGCCGGCTGCCACGGCGGCCCTAAGCAGGCGGGCGGCGTATCAGTGCTGTACCGCGATGATCTGCTCGCTCGGGGCGAAAGCGGCCGCCAGACGCTGGCGCCGGGGGACCCCGCCGGGTCGTACCTGATCGAGCGGGTCAGCGACCCCGACAACGACTTCCGCATGCCCCCCAAGGAGCACGGCCCGCGGCTCTCCGACCGCGAGGTCGAGCTGCTGACCGAGTGGGTCCGGCAGGGGGCGCCGTGGGAGGAGCACTGGTCCTTCGTGCCGCCCAACAGCCCGACCCGCCCCGGCGTCACCCACGACGACTGGCCCCAGCGGGAGCTGGACTACCACGTGCTGGCCCGGCTAGAACGCGAAGGGCTGGCGCCGGCGGACCCGGCGCCCCGCGGGCAGTGGCTCCGCCGCGTGACATTCGACCTGACCGGCCTCCCGCCGACCGTGGCGGAGCAGCAGGCGTTCATCGCGGACGACCGCCCGGACGCGGCCGAGCGGGTGGTCGACCGCCTGCTCGACTCGCCACAGTTCGGCGAGCGGTGGGCCGCCATGTGGATGGACCTCGCCCGCTACGCCGACACGATGGGTTACGAGAAGGACCTCGGCCGCACGGTCTGGCCGTGGCGTGACTGGCTGATCCGCACGCTCAACGCCGACCTGCCGTACAACCAGTTCATCGTGAAGCTGCTGGCCGGCGATCTGCTGCCCAAGGCGACCACCGACGACCGCCTCGCCACCACGTTCCACCGCCACACGGCGAACAACACCGAGGGCGGCACCGACGACGAGGAGTACCGGCTGGCGGCGGTGATCGATCGCGTCAACACCACCTGGCAGGTGTTCCAGGCGCAGACCTTCGCCTGTGTTCAGTGCCACGCCCACCCCTACGACGGGATCAAGCACCACGAGTACTACGAGTTCCTGGCGGTGTTCAACAACACGGCCGATTGCGACCTCGACGGCGAGGAGCCGCTGCTCGCCGTGCCCACCGACCCCGACGCGTGCGAAGAGGCGACCGCGCTCGACAGGGAAGCGTCGCGTCTCCGCCGCGCCCGGCACGAGCGCTGCGCTCAGATCGCCGCCGAGAACTCGCAATGGGCGCCGCTCGAAGTCACCTCCGCCGACGCCAACCAGAGCACCGAGCTGGTGATCAAGCCGGCGGCGGGCGCCACGGAGGTGTGGACCGCCGGCACCGTCGCGACGCAGACCGCGTACACCCTGGTTGCGCAGCCAACCGCCGACGCCGGCCCGATCACCGCCCTCCGCATCGAGGCCTTGCCGAAGGACACCGATCGGGCGCTCCGCATCCCCGAAGATGGCTTCATGCTTACTCGGCTGAAGCTGTCGCTGATCCCCCCGGACGGCGGGCCGCCCACCGAGGTGAAGCTCCGCTACGCCTTCAGCGACGAGCCCCAGCCGGAGTTCGACCCGCAGGAGAGCCTCAACAAGTCGGTCGCCGGCTGGGCGGCGCTGAGCAAGCTGTTCCGCCCCCGCTGGGCCGTGTTCTTGCTCGACGAGCCGCTGACGATCCCTCCCGGCGCCGAGCTGCAGCTCAAGCTGCGGCACGACCGCAAGGGCTCGGGTCAGCTGCCGCTGGTGCTCCAGCGTTCCCGGTACAGCGTGAGCTCCGACGAGCGGTGGACCGGCCTGTTGGCCGACAAGGACTTCAGTTCGACCAACGCCCGGCTCAAGAAGATCGCCGACGCCAGGTCCCAGATCCCCTCGGCGCCCACGCCGGTGATGGCCGAACGCTGCACCGCGGGCTCGAGAGACACCTTCACCTTCATCCGCGGCAACTGGCTGGAGCGGGGCGAGCGGGTGCTGCCCGGCACGCCGGAGTCGCTGCCGCCGCTCGCCCGCACCGACGCCGGCGCCCGGCTCGACGTGGCCCGCTGGATCGCTTCGGACCAGAACCCGCTCACCGCCCGCGCGCTGGTGAACCGCGTGTGGGAGCAGCTCTTCGGCCTCGGCATCGTCGAGACCGTCGAGGACCTGGGCGCCAGCGGCTCGGGGCCGTCCAACCAGCCGCTGCTCGACCTGCTGGCCGTCCAATTCCAGGGCGAGATGCAGTGGCGGTGCAAGCGGCTGCTGCGCGAGATCGTGCTGTCATCGACCTACCGGCAGGACGCGCGGGTGAGCGCCGAACTCGCCCGCCGCGACCCCCGCAACGAGCTGCTCGCCCGCGGACCACGCACGCGGCTGCAGGCCGAGATGATCCGCGACCAGGCGCTCGCCCTCTCCGGCAAGCTGTCCGACAAGCAGTTCGGCCCGCCGGTGATGCCCTACCAGCCCAAAGGCGTGTGGCGCACCGTGTACAACGGCGCCGACTGGCGGACCTCCGAAGGCGAGGACCGCTTCCGCCGCGCCGTGTACACGTTCTGGAAACGCACCAGCGCCTACCCCAGCCTGGTCGCCTTCGACATGACCAGCCGCGAGGTCTGCACCCCGCGGCGGCTCACGACCAACACGCCGCTGCAGGCGCTCGTGACCCTCAACGACCCGGCCTACGTCGAGCTCGCCGGCGGGTTCGGCGACCGCATGGCCGAGCATGGCGACACGCCCGCCGACCAGATCGCCTGGGCGTACCAGGCGGCGGCCGGCTCGCCCGCGGACGAAGAGAGCCTCGCGGCGCTGCTGGAACTGTACACCGCGGCGCGGCTGCGGTTTGAGGGCGAGCCCGCGTCGGCCGAGCGGCTGGCGCCCGACGCCGACGCGTTCGCCCGCACCGTACTGGCCAACGCCATCCTGAACCTCGACGCCACGCTGAGCAAGTAA
- a CDS encoding putative quinol monooxygenase gives MTRTIIATLLLAPAVLAPTALAADLHPIAQEVSGKLPDAKSPFLLIVNFTTTDKAAAGELIEAFKEPVVKTRKEPGNLGYVLSQDAADPTKLMVHEQWKSLDALDSHLKQPYLAELLAALGPVLAEPPALSVHVPAAEPKKD, from the coding sequence ATGACCCGAACGATCATCGCGACCCTCCTGCTGGCGCCCGCCGTGCTCGCCCCCACGGCCCTGGCCGCCGATCTGCACCCGATCGCCCAGGAGGTGTCCGGCAAATTACCCGACGCCAAGAGCCCGTTTCTGCTGATCGTCAACTTCACCACCACCGACAAGGCGGCGGCCGGCGAGCTGATCGAGGCGTTCAAAGAGCCCGTGGTAAAGACGCGTAAAGAGCCGGGCAACCTTGGCTACGTGCTCAGCCAGGACGCCGCCGACCCGACCAAGCTGATGGTGCACGAGCAGTGGAAGTCGCTCGACGCGCTCGACAGCCACCTCAAGCAGCCGTACCTGGCCGAGCTGCTGGCGGCGTTGGGCCCCGTGCTGGCCGAGCCGCCCGCCCTGTCGGTCCACGTCCCGGCCGCCGAGCCGAAGAAGGACTAG